Proteins encoded by one window of Branchiostoma floridae strain S238N-H82 chromosome 6, Bfl_VNyyK, whole genome shotgun sequence:
- the LOC118417107 gene encoding demethylmenaquinone methyltransferase-like encodes MSTYHISDSKLDPETTAKHYDSWAGQYDEETVTRLHYTGHNVCADAVAKSLGGSDRGKVRILDVAAGTGLCGEELVQLGFTDIDAVDGSQDMLNLAERKQIYKRLICDFVGPNRLDIENDTYDAIACCGSFAPSHLKEDCLPELIRVVKPGGYIVITFREEYLHTVEDYKDKLEPTMARLQDEGLWERVSRETFPKFYEDKDGITFVYKVL; translated from the exons ATGTCAACCTATCATATATCCGACTCCAAATTGGACCCGGAAACGACAGCAAAGCACTACGACAGCTGGGCTGGTCAATATGACGAG GAGACCGTGACGCGGCTGCACTACACAGGTCACAACGTCTGCGCAGACGCTGTAGCGAAATCCCTGGGCGGGTCGGACCGCGGGAAGGTCCGGATCCTTGACGTGGCGGCCGGGACCGGGCTGTGCGGGGAAGAG TTGGTGCAGTTGGGCTTCACCGACATAGACGCTGTTGACGGGAGTCAGGACATGCTGAACCTGGCCGAGAGGAAGCAGATCTACAAACGACTCATCTGCGACTTTGTCGGGCCGAACCGTCTGGACATCGAAAATG ACACCTATGACGCCATCGCTTGCTGCGGTTCCTTCGCTCCCAGCCACCTCAAGGAGGACTGTCTACCTGAGCTCATCCGGGTCGTCAAACCAG GTGGCTATATCGTTATAACGTTCCGTGAGGAGTACCTGCACACAGTGGAGGATTACAAGGACAAGCTGGAGCCCACTATGGCCCGTCTGCAGGACGAGGGACTATGGGAACGAGTCAGCCGAGAGACCTTCCCCAAGTTCTACGAAGACAAAGACGGGATCACCTTCGTATACAAGGTCCTGTAG